In Pseudoroseomonas cervicalis, the DNA window CGGGCTGGACGGGCCGCTCGGCGCCGCCCTGGTCATCATGGCCACCGGCTGCGCCGCCACCTCCTCCCCTGCCTTCGCCCGGCTGGTCGGGCTGGATGGGGAGATCGCGCTGGTCGCCTCCCTCCTCTCCACCCTGCTGGTGCCCTTCACCGCGCCGCCGCTGGCGCTCGGCCTGCTCGGCATCGACCTGTCGCTCTCGGTCACCGCGCTGATGGCGCGGCTGGCGCTGGTGGTGGGGCTGCCGCTGCTGCTCTCCCTCGTCATCCGCCGGCTCGCCGGGCCGGCGCGGCTGCAGCGCTGGGGCCGCGCCGTGGACGGGGCGGTGGTGCTGCTGGTGGTGCTCTACGGATTCGGGGTGATGGACGGGGTGCTGGCGCGGCTGCTGGCCGAGCCGAGCTTCGTGCTCGGCGGCATCGCCCTGGCCTTCGCCGGCAGCTTCGCGCTGAACGCGCTGACGGCGCTGGCGCTGTGGCCGGCGGGCAAGCGCGTGGCGCTCTCGGCCGGGCTGCTTTCGGGCAACCGGAACATGGCGCTCTATCTGGCGGTGCTGCCGGCCAGCACGGATGCGCGAATCCTGCTGTTCTTCGCGCTGTGCCAGTTTCCGCTGTTCCTCAGCCCGTTTCTGCTGAAGAGTTTTTATCAGAAGATAAATTAAGGGTTCTTTTTTGAAAAAAAGAACCAAAAAACTTTTTTCAGTTGGCGTCCCGCCTAGGGCCTGAGGCGGGACGCCAAACTGAAAGAAAACTTCTTTTTCTTCAGAAAAAGAAGATTTTATGCTTTCGGCCGCGCGCCCAGGATATGCGCGATGGCGTAGCTCAGATCGGCCCGGTTCAGCGTGTAGAAATGGAACTCGTCCACGCCATTGGCCTGCAGCAGCCGCACCTGCTCGGCGGCGAGGGCGGCGGCGACCATGCGGCGGGTGTCGGCATCCTCCTCCAGCCCCTCGAACAGCTTGCCCATCCAGGCGGGGACCGAGGCGCCGCACATGGCGGAGAATTTCTTCACCTGGGTGAAATTCGACACCGGCAGGATGCCGGGCACGATCGGCACGGTGATGCCGGCGGCCAGGCAGCGGTCGAGGAATCGCAGATACAGCTCGGTGTCGAAGAAATACTGTGTGATGGCCCGGGTCGCCCCGGCATCGATCTTGCGCTTCAGATTGTCGAGGTCCTGCTCGGCCGAGACGGCGGTCGGGTGCGTCTCCGGATAGGCCGCGACCGAGATCTCGAAATCACCGATGCGCTTCAGCCCGGCCACCAGGTCGGCGGCATAGGCATAGCCCTCTGGATGCGGGGTGTAGCCCGCCTCGCCCGCCGGCGCGTCGCCGCGCAGCGCCACGATATGGCGCACCCCGGCCTCCCAGTAGCGGCGCGCCACCTCATCCACCTCAGCGCGGCTGGCGCCGACGCAGGTCAGGTGGGCCGCCGGCGTCAGGCTGGTCTCGGCCACCAGCCGCGCCACCGTGGCGTGGGTGCGCTCCTGCGTCGTGCCGCCGGCGCCATAGGTGACGGAGACGAAGCGCGGCGCCAGCGGCTCCAGCCGCCGGATGCAGGACCAGAGCTGCTGCTCCAGCGCCTCGGTCCGCGGCGGGAAGAACTCGAAGGACAGGGCCGGGGCGGGCTGTTCGCTCGGCACCGGCAACCCGGCCACGCGCGGGCCCGTCAGCCAGCGATGCAGCGTGCCCAGGCTGTCCGAAGCCCGGGCGGTCGAGGCGGCGTGGTCGGCGAGGTGGTTCATGCGCTACCCTTACTGCACGGCGTTGCAGAAATGAACGGGGCTGCGCATCTGCCCTGCGCACGCAGCGTTGTTCTGCCCAGCTTGACCTTTGGCTGTTCCATACATTCATCCCAGCATGTATGTAAGCCGCTCCGCCTGCCCCCGTCCCCCAACAGGACCTCCGCATCCATGCGCTCCCTCCGCCGTCCGCTTTTCGTGCTGCTCGGCCTGCTTGCCCTGTCCGGTTGCGCCACCCGTCCGCCGGCGAGCGAGCCGGAAGCGCTGGCGGAGTACGAGCAGAACAACGACCCGATCGAGCCCTTCAACCGCACCATGTATGCGGTGCATAACGGCATCGACACGGTGCTGCTGCGCCCGGCGGCGCAGGTCTACCGCTTCGTCATCCCGCAGCCGGTGCGTGGCGGCATCCGCAACGTGCTGGCCAATCTGCGCAGCCCAGTCATCCTGATCAATGACGGGCTGCAGGGCGAGACGCAGCGCTTCGGCACCACGCTGGGCCGTTTCCTGCTGAACACCACGCTGGGCCTGGGCGGCATCTTCGACGTCGCCAAGAATTTCGGCCTGCCCGCGCATAGCGAGGATTTCGGCCAGACCCTGGCGGTCTGGGGCGTGGGCGAAGGCCCCTACCTGTTCATCCCGGTGCTGGGGCCGAGCAACCCGCGCGATCTTACCGGGTTTGGTGTGGACATGGCCGCGAACCCGCTCACCTGGGTGCTGGCCAATGGTGACAACACGCTGGAGAACCTGGGTTATGTCCAGCTGGGGCTGACCGTGCTCGACACCCGCGAGGGGCTGCTGGACGCGATCGACAACGTCAACGCGACCAGCCTCGATCCCTACGCCACGCTGCGCAGCGCCTATCGCCAGCGCCGGCAGAACGAGATCCGCAATGGCGGCGACCGGCCGGCCCCCGCCAATGCCACGGGCACCGGCTTCGGCGTCGGCGCGGGGCTGAGCGACTGATCCCCAGGCTGGCCTCGCCCGCCCCCCGCAGCCAGCCCCGCGGCCCCCTGGGCCGCGCTCCGGCCGCAACGAGATGAGATTGGACAGGATGTACCGCCGTTCCCTGCTGGCCTCCGCGCTGGCCACCCCCTTCGCCCTCGCCCTTGCCGCCCCCGCCCGGGCGGAGATGGACATCAACCGCGCCGCCAGCTTCATCGAGAGCACCGGCCAGGAGCTGGTCGGCGTGATCAACGCCGCCAACCAGCCGGTGGCGCAGCGCCGCCAGCGCGTCGCCGCCGTGCTGCGTCAGGCGGTGGATGTGGAAGGCGTCGGCCGCTTCATCCTGGGCCGCTGGGTGGCGCACCGCCACCCCGGCCGAGCAGCAGGAATACATGCGGCTCTTCGAGGAGACGCTGATCCGCAACCTCTCCGCCCGCTTCGGCGAGTATCAGGGCGTGCGCTTCAGCCTGGGCCGCAGCCAGCAGCGCACCGAGGATGACGCGCTGGTCAACACCATCATCGAGCGCCCGAACAGCGCCGCCTTCAGCCTGGACTGGCGGGTGGGCGAGGTGAATGGCCAGCCCAAGGTGGTGGATGTGATCGCCGAGGGCACCTCGCTGCGGCTGACCCAGCGCAGCGAGTATTCGGCCGTGATCAGCCGCAATGGCGGCCGCGTCGGCGCGCTGCTGGATGCGATGCGCGGCCAGATCGCCGCGCTGGCGGCCCGCGAGGGGCGCTGATTTCACGCCCCGCCGCAGGGCCGGGACAGGGACAGGAAAGGGCCGGGGCGGCGACGCCCCGGCCCTTTCGCGTCTCCGGCGGCCCGGTTCGCCGGCCGATCCGGCCTAGCGCCGCTCCAGCCGCAGATAGAGGCGATGCCCGTCGAGGCTGGGGAAGACCCGCGCCGCGGCCAGCTCCGATGCCGGCGGCACCGCCGCCAGCCGCTCCATCTCCTCCGGCATGCGCCAGCAGGGACGCCAGCCGAGATAGGCCTCGAGCCAGGCGGCCTCGGCCGGCGGCGCGGCGGCGCTGCCCAGCAGCAGCGAGCCGCCGGGCTTCAGCGCGGCGAAGGCCGCGTCCACCAGCTGGACGGCGTTGCGCTCGCAGCCCGGCAGCTCGGCCAGGGTGATCAGGTCGAAGCAGCCGCGCAGATAGGGGCGCCGGATGAAATAGGGCAGGCCGCAGCGCAGAGCACGCAGCGGCAGGCCGGGCGGCGCCTCGCGCCGGGCGCGCGTCAGCGCATCGCCATCGCTGTCCTGCATCACCCAGCGGGTGATGGCGCGGCCCTGCGTCACCAGCTCCGCCTCCCGCAGATGCCCGGCGCCCAGGGTCAGGATCTCGGCCTGCGGCCGGCGCTCCGCCACAGCGTCGACGATGCGGGCCAGGAAGCGGGTCTGCGCCCGCAGCGCGGCGGGGTAGCCGAGCTGGCGCAGCGCCGCCGCCAGGTCGCGCCCGGCGCGGGAGAGCTGGGCCAGCACCGGCTGCACCGAGGCATGTTCCAGCAGCAGGTCCAGCGTCGCCGGGCCCGGGCCGGGGCCGGGCCGCGCCAGCCCCTCCCGCACCAGCGGCTCCTCCAGCATCAGCCTTTGCAGCGGATGGGCGCGCAGCGTGGCCAGGGCCTGCTGCCAGCCCGCCGCGTCATGCGCCGCGCGCAGCTCGTCGCACAGCGCCACCAGGCGGGCCAGGGCCTGCGGCGCCCAGCCCGGTTCCCAGGCCAGCTCCACCAGCGCGTCGAGAGCCCGGTTCAGTGCTCCGACATCGGACAAGCTCAGGTCCGGAAGGGTCGGGCAGAAATTCGTCGCATCGGGCATTCGCGCTCTCCTGGAG includes these proteins:
- the metF gene encoding methylenetetrahydrofolate reductase, with protein sequence MNHLADHAASTARASDSLGTLHRWLTGPRVAGLPVPSEQPAPALSFEFFPPRTEALEQQLWSCIRRLEPLAPRFVSVTYGAGGTTQERTHATVARLVAETSLTPAAHLTCVGASRAEVDEVARRYWEAGVRHIVALRGDAPAGEAGYTPHPEGYAYAADLVAGLKRIGDFEISVAAYPETHPTAVSAEQDLDNLKRKIDAGATRAITQYFFDTELYLRFLDRCLAAGITVPIVPGILPVSNFTQVKKFSAMCGASVPAWMGKLFEGLEEDADTRRMVAAALAAEQVRLLQANGVDEFHFYTLNRADLSYAIAHILGARPKA
- a CDS encoding VacJ family lipoprotein, translating into MRSLRRPLFVLLGLLALSGCATRPPASEPEALAEYEQNNDPIEPFNRTMYAVHNGIDTVLLRPAAQVYRFVIPQPVRGGIRNVLANLRSPVILINDGLQGETQRFGTTLGRFLLNTTLGLGGIFDVAKNFGLPAHSEDFGQTLAVWGVGEGPYLFIPVLGPSNPRDLTGFGVDMAANPLTWVLANGDNTLENLGYVQLGLTVLDTREGLLDAIDNVNATSLDPYATLRSAYRQRRQNEIRNGGDRPAPANATGTGFGVGAGLSD
- a CDS encoding phospholipid-binding protein MlaC — encoded protein: MRLFEETLIRNLSARFGEYQGVRFSLGRSQQRTEDDALVNTIIERPNSAAFSLDWRVGEVNGQPKVVDVIAEGTSLRLTQRSEYSAVISRNGGRVGALLDAMRGQIAALAAREGR